The Theropithecus gelada isolate Dixy chromosome X, Tgel_1.0, whole genome shotgun sequence genome includes a window with the following:
- the LOC112615300 gene encoding melanoma-associated antigen 8-like, with protein sequence MLLRQKRQSCKAEEGRQAQGDAPGLMDVQIPTTEEQKAASSSSTLIAGTLEEVPDSGSLSPAQSPRGASSSLTVTDDTLGSQSNEVSSSNEEEGPSTSPDPAHLESLFREALDEKVAELVHFLLRKYQIKEPVTKAEMLESVIKNYKNHFPEIFSKASECMQVIFGIDVKEVDPAGHCYVLVTCLGLSYDGLLGDDRSTPKTGLLIIVLGMILMKGSCAPEEAIWEALSVMGLYDGREHSAYWELRKLLTQEWVQENYLEYRQVPGSDPVRYEFLWGPRALAETSYVKVLEHVARVNARVRISYPSQSNSS encoded by the coding sequence ATGCTTCTTCGGCAGAAGCGTCAGTCCTGCAAGGCTGAGGAAGGCCGTCAGGCCCAAGGAGATGCACCGGGCCTTATGGATGTGCAGATTCCCACAACTGAGGAGCAGAAGGCTGCATCCTCCTCCTCTACTCTGATCGCGGGAACCCTGGAGGAGGTGCCTGATTCTGGGTCACTGAGTCCTGCCCAGAGTCCTCGGGGTGCCTCCTCTTCCCTGACCGTCACCGACGACACTCTAGGGAGCCAATCCAATGAGGTTTCCAGCAGCAATGAAGAGGAGGGGCCAAGCACCTCCCCAGACCCAGCTCACCTGGAGTCCCTTTTCCGGGAAGCACTTGATGAGAAAGTGGCTGAGTTAGTTCATTTCCTGCTCCGCAAATATCAAATTAAGGAACCGGTCACAAAGGCAGAAATGCTGGAGAGTGTCATCAAAAATTACAAGAACCACTTTCCTGAGATCTTCAGCAAAGCCTCTGAGTGCATGCAGGTGATCTTTGGCATTGACGTGAAGGAAGTGGACCCCGCCGGCCACTGCTACGTCCTTgtcacctgcctgggcctctcctATGACGGCCTGCTGGGTGATGATCGGAGCACGCCCAAGACCGGCCTCCTGATAATCGTCCTGGGCATGATCTTAATGAAGGGCAGCTGCGCCCCAGAGGAGGCAATCTGGGAAGCGTTGAGTGTGATGGGGCTGTATGATGGGAGGGAGCACAGCGCCTATTGGGAGCTCAGGAAGCTGCTCACCCAAGAGTGGGTGCAGGAGAACTACCTGGAGTACCGCCAGGTGCCCGGCAGTGATCCTGTGCGCTACGAGTTCCTGTGGGGTCCAAGGGCCCTCGCTGAAACCAGCTATGTGAAAGTCCTGGAGCATGTGGCCAGGGTTAATGCAAGAGTTCGCATTTCCTACCCATCCCAATCAAACAGTAGCTAA